One segment of Vallicoccus soli DNA contains the following:
- the carB gene encoding carbamoyl-phosphate synthase large subunit, with translation MSRREDLSSVLVIGSGPIVIGQAAEFDYSGTQACRVLREEGLRVVLVNSNPATIMTDPDVADATYVEPITPEVVEKIIARERPDALLATLGGQTALNTAMALHAAGVLERYGVELIGANVDAIEAGEDRERFKGVVERVGAESARSAVCHSIDDCLGAVQDLGYPVVVRPSFTMGGLGSGMAYDETDLRRIAGAGLHHSPTTEVLLEESILGWKEYELELMRDRNDNVVVVCSIENLDPMGVHTGDSITVAPAMTLTDREYQRMRDVAIGVIREVGVDTGGCNIQFAVEPSTGRMVVIEMNPRVSRSSALASKATGFPIAKIAARLAVGHTLDEIRNDITRETPASFEPTLDYVVVKVPRFAFEKFPAADPTLTTHMKSVGEAMAIGRSFPEALQKALRSLEKRGAALHWDGEPGDPAELLRRASRPHDGRIVDVQQALRAGASPEEVHEATGIDPWFVDQLLLLEEVAAEVREAPELTAAVLRRAKRHGFSDAQVAALRGLTEEVVRGVRHALGVRPVFKTVDTCAAEFAAVTPYHYSSYDEEDEVEPSTRRKVVILGSGPNRIGQGVEFDYSCVHASFALRDAGYETVMVNCNPETVSTDYDTSDRLYFEPLTLEDVLEVVHAEQRSGEVVGVVVQLGGQTPLGLAQGLKDAGVPVVGTPPEAIHLAEDRGAFGEVLADAGLPAPRHGTATSYAGARRIAEEIGYPVLVRPSYVLGGRGMQIVYAEEQLRDYMATATEVSPERPVLVDRFLDDAVEIDVDALYDGHELYLGGVMEHIEEAGVHSGDSACVLPPVTLGRDEVEQVRRSTEAIARGVGVRGLLNVQFALAGDVIYVLEANPRASRTAPFVSKATAVPMAKAAARVMLGATIAELRAEGLLPAHGDGGALPADAPVSVKEAVLPFHRFRTVEGQGVDALLGPEMRSTGEVMGIDETFGEAFAKSQTAAYGGLPTKGTVFVSVANRDKRSMVFPVKRLADLGFEIAATEGTAEVLRRNGVRATVLRKHSQGRGPAGEPTVVERILDGAVDMVVNTPTGQTARADGYEIRAAAVSMNRPIITTVQELAAAVQGIEAMRGDLGVRSLQEHGARVRAALEAVRP, from the coding sequence GTGAGCCGCCGCGAGGACCTGTCCAGCGTCCTGGTCATCGGCTCCGGGCCGATCGTCATCGGCCAGGCCGCCGAGTTCGACTACTCCGGCACCCAGGCCTGCCGCGTGCTGCGCGAGGAGGGGCTGCGGGTCGTCCTCGTCAACAGCAACCCCGCGACGATCATGACGGACCCCGACGTGGCCGACGCGACGTACGTCGAGCCGATCACGCCCGAGGTCGTCGAGAAGATCATCGCCAGGGAGCGGCCCGACGCCCTGCTCGCCACCCTCGGCGGGCAGACCGCGCTCAACACCGCCATGGCGCTGCACGCGGCCGGGGTGCTCGAGCGCTACGGCGTCGAGCTCATCGGCGCCAACGTCGACGCCATCGAGGCCGGCGAGGACCGCGAGCGGTTCAAGGGCGTCGTCGAGCGGGTCGGCGCGGAGTCCGCGCGCTCGGCCGTCTGCCACTCCATCGACGACTGCCTCGGGGCCGTGCAGGACCTCGGCTACCCCGTCGTCGTGCGCCCCTCGTTCACCATGGGCGGGCTCGGCTCGGGCATGGCGTACGACGAGACCGACCTGCGCCGCATCGCCGGCGCGGGGCTGCACCACAGCCCCACCACCGAGGTGCTCCTCGAGGAGTCGATCCTCGGCTGGAAGGAGTACGAGCTCGAGCTCATGCGCGACCGCAACGACAACGTCGTGGTCGTGTGCTCCATCGAGAACCTCGACCCGATGGGCGTGCACACCGGCGACTCGATCACGGTCGCGCCGGCGATGACGCTCACCGACCGCGAGTACCAGCGGATGCGCGACGTCGCCATCGGCGTCATCCGCGAGGTCGGCGTGGACACCGGCGGCTGCAACATCCAGTTCGCCGTCGAGCCGTCGACCGGGCGCATGGTCGTCATCGAGATGAACCCGCGCGTCTCGCGCTCCAGCGCGCTCGCGTCCAAGGCGACCGGCTTCCCCATCGCGAAGATCGCCGCGCGCCTGGCCGTCGGCCACACGCTCGACGAGATCCGCAACGACATCACCCGCGAGACGCCGGCCTCGTTCGAGCCGACCCTCGACTACGTCGTGGTGAAGGTGCCGCGGTTCGCCTTCGAGAAGTTCCCGGCGGCCGACCCGACCCTCACCACCCACATGAAGAGCGTCGGGGAGGCGATGGCCATCGGCCGCAGCTTCCCCGAGGCGCTGCAGAAGGCCCTGCGCTCGCTGGAGAAGCGGGGCGCGGCGCTGCACTGGGACGGCGAGCCCGGCGACCCCGCGGAGCTGCTGCGCCGTGCGTCGCGCCCCCACGACGGGCGCATCGTCGACGTGCAGCAGGCGCTGCGCGCGGGCGCGAGCCCGGAGGAGGTCCACGAGGCCACCGGCATCGACCCGTGGTTCGTGGACCAGCTGCTGCTGCTCGAGGAGGTCGCCGCGGAGGTCCGCGAGGCCCCCGAGCTGACCGCCGCGGTGCTGCGCCGGGCGAAGCGGCACGGCTTCTCCGACGCGCAGGTCGCCGCCCTGCGCGGGCTGACCGAGGAGGTCGTGCGCGGGGTGCGGCACGCGCTCGGGGTGCGGCCGGTCTTCAAGACCGTCGACACCTGCGCGGCGGAGTTCGCGGCCGTCACGCCGTACCACTACTCGTCCTACGACGAGGAGGACGAGGTCGAGCCGTCGACCCGGCGCAAGGTCGTCATCCTCGGCAGCGGCCCGAACCGCATCGGGCAGGGCGTGGAGTTCGACTACTCGTGCGTGCACGCGTCCTTCGCGCTGCGCGACGCCGGCTACGAGACCGTCATGGTCAACTGCAACCCCGAGACCGTCTCCACCGACTACGACACCTCGGACCGGCTCTACTTCGAGCCGCTCACGCTCGAGGACGTGCTCGAGGTGGTGCACGCCGAGCAGCGCTCGGGCGAGGTCGTCGGGGTCGTCGTGCAGCTCGGCGGGCAGACCCCGCTGGGCCTGGCCCAGGGGCTCAAGGACGCCGGCGTGCCGGTGGTCGGCACCCCGCCGGAGGCGATCCACCTCGCCGAGGACCGGGGCGCGTTCGGCGAGGTGCTCGCCGACGCCGGGCTGCCCGCGCCGCGGCACGGCACGGCGACCTCGTACGCCGGCGCCCGCCGGATCGCCGAGGAGATCGGCTACCCGGTGCTCGTGCGCCCGTCGTACGTGCTCGGCGGGCGCGGCATGCAGATCGTCTACGCGGAGGAGCAGCTGCGCGACTACATGGCCACCGCCACGGAGGTCTCGCCCGAGCGGCCGGTGCTCGTCGACCGGTTCCTCGACGACGCCGTCGAGATCGACGTCGACGCGCTCTACGACGGGCACGAGCTCTACCTCGGCGGCGTCATGGAGCACATCGAGGAGGCGGGCGTGCACTCCGGCGACTCCGCCTGCGTGCTGCCGCCGGTGACCCTCGGGCGCGACGAGGTGGAGCAGGTGCGCCGCTCCACCGAGGCGATCGCCCGCGGGGTCGGGGTGCGCGGCCTGCTCAACGTGCAGTTCGCGCTGGCCGGCGACGTCATCTACGTGCTCGAGGCCAACCCGCGCGCCTCGCGCACGGCGCCGTTCGTGTCGAAGGCGACGGCGGTGCCGATGGCCAAGGCCGCGGCCCGGGTCATGCTCGGCGCCACCATCGCCGAGCTGCGCGCCGAGGGCCTGCTGCCCGCGCACGGGGACGGCGGCGCCCTGCCGGCCGACGCACCGGTGTCGGTGAAGGAGGCCGTGCTGCCCTTCCACCGCTTCCGCACGGTCGAGGGCCAGGGCGTCGACGCGCTGCTCGGGCCGGAGATGCGCTCGACCGGCGAGGTCATGGGCATCGACGAGACGTTCGGCGAGGCGTTCGCCAAGTCGCAGACGGCGGCGTACGGCGGCCTGCCCACCAAGGGGACCGTCTTCGTGTCGGTGGCCAACCGCGACAAGCGCTCCATGGTGTTCCCGGTCAAGCGGCTCGCGGACCTCGGCTTCGAGATCGCCGCGACCGAGGGGACCGCGGAGGTGCTGCGCCGCAACGGCGTGCGGGCCACCGTGCTGCGCAAGCACTCGCAGGGCCGGGGCCCGGCGGGCGAGCCGACGGTCGTCGAGCGCATCCTCGACGGCGCGGTCGACATGGTCGTCAACACCCCGACCGGCCAGACGGCCCGCGCCGACGGGTACGAGATCCGCGCCGCCGCGGTCTCGATGAACCGGCCGATCATCACCACCGTGCAGGAGCTCGCCGCGGCGGTGCAGGGCATCGAGGCCATGCGCGGCGACCTCGGGGTCCGCTCGCTGCAGGAGCACGGCGCGCGGGTGCGCGCCGCGCTCGAGGCGGTGCGCCCGTGA
- the carA gene encoding glutamine-hydrolyzing carbamoyl-phosphate synthase small subunit yields the protein MSPAQQALLVLEDGRAFRGDAYGAVGETFGEAVFCTAMTGYQETLTDPSYKGQVVVMTAPQIGNTGVNDEDPESRRIWVEGYVVRDPARRPSSWRAQRSLDEELAAHGVVGISGIDTRALTRHLRERGAMRVGVSSVEEDPAALLERVLASPGMAGADLTAQVTTPEAYVVPAQGEKRFTVAAIDLGIKRMTPHRMAERGVEVHVLPATTSPQELLAVGADGVFLSNGPGDPATADHAVGLVRASLGAEVPTFGICFGNQVLGRALGFGTYKLRYGHRGVNQPVQDRRTGKVEVTSHNHGFAVDAPSEGTAQTPFGRAEVSHVNLNDDVVEGLRCLDVPAFSVQYHPEAAAGPHDAAYLFDRFLDLMESRK from the coding sequence GTGAGCCCGGCGCAGCAGGCCCTGCTCGTCCTGGAGGACGGGCGCGCGTTCCGCGGCGACGCGTACGGCGCGGTGGGCGAGACGTTCGGCGAGGCCGTGTTCTGCACGGCCATGACCGGCTACCAGGAGACGCTGACCGACCCCTCGTACAAGGGGCAGGTCGTCGTCATGACGGCCCCGCAGATCGGCAACACCGGCGTCAACGACGAGGACCCCGAGTCCCGGCGCATCTGGGTCGAGGGCTACGTGGTGCGCGACCCCGCGCGCCGGCCGTCGAGCTGGCGCGCGCAGCGCTCGCTCGACGAGGAGCTCGCCGCGCACGGGGTGGTCGGCATCAGCGGCATCGACACCCGCGCGCTGACCCGCCACCTGCGCGAGCGGGGCGCGATGCGCGTCGGCGTCTCCTCGGTCGAGGAGGACCCCGCCGCGCTGCTGGAGCGCGTGCTCGCCAGCCCCGGCATGGCCGGTGCCGACCTCACCGCGCAGGTGACCACGCCGGAGGCGTACGTCGTGCCGGCGCAGGGCGAGAAGCGCTTCACCGTGGCCGCGATCGACCTCGGCATCAAGCGGATGACCCCGCACCGGATGGCCGAGCGCGGGGTCGAGGTCCACGTGCTGCCCGCCACGACGAGCCCGCAGGAGCTGCTCGCGGTCGGCGCGGACGGCGTCTTCCTCAGCAACGGGCCGGGCGACCCGGCGACCGCCGACCACGCCGTGGGGCTCGTGCGGGCCTCCCTCGGCGCCGAGGTGCCGACGTTCGGCATCTGCTTCGGCAACCAGGTCCTCGGCCGGGCCCTCGGCTTCGGCACCTACAAGCTCCGGTACGGCCACCGCGGCGTGAACCAGCCGGTGCAGGACCGCCGCACCGGCAAGGTCGAGGTGACGTCGCACAACCACGGGTTCGCGGTCGACGCACCCAGCGAGGGGACCGCGCAGACGCCCTTCGGGCGGGCCGAGGTGTCGCACGTCAACCTCAACGACGACGTCGTCGAGGGGCTGCGCTGCCTCGACGTCCCGGCCTTCTCGGTGCAGTACCACCCGGAGGCCGCGGCCGGGCCGCACGACGCGGCGTACCTGTTCGACCGCTTCCTCGACCTCATGGAGAGCCGCAAGTGA
- a CDS encoding dihydroorotase — MSERVYRGARPLGGEPADLLVRGEVLAEVGPAGTLSGAEVVDVDGLVALPGLVDLHTHLREPGREDAETVESGTAAAALGGYTAVHAMANTDPVADTAGVVEQVWRLGREAGHCDVAPVGAVTVGLAGERLAELGAMADSRARVRVFSDDGRCVSDAVLMRRALEYVRAFDGVVAQHAQEPRLTEGAQMNEGAVSGALGLPGWPAVAEEAVIARDVLLAAHVGSRLHVCHLSTAGSVEIVRWAKSKGWDVTAEVTPHHLLLTDELAATYDPTYKVNPPLRTAEDVRALREAVADGTVDCVATDHAPHPVEDKDCEWAAGAMGMLGLETALSVVQEALVDTGLLDWAGVADRMSVRPARIGRLEGHGAPLAAGSPANVAFVDPAARWTVVPGELASRSRNTPYAGRTLPGRVVTTLLRGRPTVEHGKLA, encoded by the coding sequence ATGAGCGAGCGCGTCTACCGGGGGGCCCGGCCGCTGGGCGGCGAGCCGGCGGACCTCCTCGTGCGCGGCGAGGTCCTGGCCGAGGTGGGCCCGGCCGGCACCCTCTCCGGCGCCGAGGTCGTCGACGTGGACGGGCTGGTCGCGCTGCCGGGCCTGGTCGACCTGCACACCCACCTGCGCGAGCCGGGCCGCGAGGACGCCGAGACCGTCGAGAGCGGCACCGCCGCGGCCGCGCTCGGCGGCTACACCGCGGTGCACGCCATGGCCAACACCGACCCGGTCGCCGACACCGCGGGCGTGGTGGAGCAGGTCTGGCGCCTCGGGCGCGAGGCCGGGCACTGCGACGTGGCGCCGGTCGGCGCCGTGACCGTCGGGCTGGCGGGCGAGCGGCTCGCCGAGCTCGGCGCCATGGCCGACTCCCGCGCCCGGGTCCGGGTGTTCAGCGACGACGGCCGGTGCGTGTCCGACGCGGTGCTCATGCGCCGGGCGCTGGAGTACGTCCGCGCCTTCGACGGCGTGGTCGCCCAGCACGCGCAGGAGCCGCGGCTCACCGAGGGCGCGCAGATGAACGAGGGCGCCGTCTCCGGTGCGCTCGGCTTGCCCGGCTGGCCGGCGGTCGCCGAGGAGGCCGTCATCGCGCGCGACGTCCTGCTCGCCGCCCACGTCGGCAGCCGCCTGCACGTCTGCCACCTGTCCACGGCGGGCTCGGTGGAGATCGTGCGCTGGGCCAAGTCCAAGGGCTGGGACGTCACCGCGGAGGTCACGCCCCACCACCTGCTGCTCACCGACGAGCTGGCGGCGACGTACGACCCGACGTACAAGGTCAACCCGCCGCTGCGCACCGCCGAGGACGTGCGGGCGCTGCGCGAGGCCGTCGCCGACGGGACGGTGGACTGCGTCGCCACCGACCACGCCCCGCACCCGGTCGAGGACAAGGACTGCGAGTGGGCCGCGGGTGCCATGGGGATGCTCGGCCTCGAGACCGCCCTGTCCGTGGTGCAGGAGGCGCTCGTGGACACCGGGCTGCTCGACTGGGCCGGCGTCGCGGACCGCATGTCGGTGCGCCCGGCGCGGATCGGCCGGCTCGAGGGGCACGGCGCGCCGCTCGCCGCCGGCTCGCCCGCGAACGTCGCCTTCGTCGACCCGGCGGCGCGCTGGACCGTGGTGCCGGGCGAGCTGGCCTCGCGCAGCCGGAACACGCCCTACGCCGGGCGCACCCTGCCGGGGCGGGTCGTCACCACCCTGCTGCGCGGGCGGCCGACCGTCGAGCACGGGAAGCTCGCGTGA